One Portunus trituberculatus isolate SZX2019 chromosome 43, ASM1759143v1, whole genome shotgun sequence DNA segment encodes these proteins:
- the LOC123518181 gene encoding leucine-rich repeat transmembrane neuronal protein 3-like, producing MMRSWVLWAAVTAAAITVVAATVGAGLPGSCPPVCFCPLDARGRQQVLCTTGSLMDPLPVLEMPEDMEVLEVGAPQDRLNTLTLGPIFKSHTQLEHISVTMSRVPALGAHSFWGLRRLHTLNVSHNALTAVMDSNFRGAESLHTLDLSHNLIESVPSAVFRFVSRLRHLNLAHNRIPELVARVFYGLENLRTIDLSYNPLGILPYDRFKDISSLRELRCASCGLQQLSEELLKVLPELNLLDIRRNRLTVVPGLAAARQLSKLHLDGNHVTSLAPGGLAGPPLTTLTLSHNRLASLEPQALANSSLTHLDLAYNRLTRLRSDAINDGFSRLRYLRLSGNPFRLENLVQVVPRTRQMRHLELASLGLTTLDPDLLRHARHLKTLNVSSNLLSKFPASALFATPHLTVLDLSYNDFRGLPQDLVTAFITMGSLERVWLQGNPWRCEQCHLGPMLAWLQDAAASRHPHAESVCHIHPKSHRCLRCAGPPQFVDQEVQLLDPAHLPPCSEQKTKWPKWRENSPRPTRDQQATLSEEPVQVLDLFGDHLALIVGVGVGLVLALLLVLAAALLLARRHSALYYTNEPADQDSSQKLMSRNNNDNSPPGPRAATPRSPRRTSPPAIATIEEVDSIAGSSMDLQPGRELRAPRIVRLVASPLP from the coding sequence ATGCGCTCGTGGGTGTTGTGGGCGGCGGTGACGGCTGCGGCGATCACCGTTGTGGCGGCAACGGTGGGTGCAGGACTTCCCGGTTCCTGCCCCCCCGTGTGCTTCTGTCCGCTAGATGCCCGCGGGAGACAGCAGGTTCTGTGCACCACCGGGAGCCTGATGGACCCACTACCGGTACTGGAAATGCCCGAGGACATGGAGGTGTTGGAGGTGGGTGCCCCGCAGGACCGCCTCAACACTCTCACTCTCGGGCccattttcaaaagccacacgCAGTTGGAGCACATCAGTGTTACTATGTCGCGCGTGCCTGCCCTCGGTGCTCACTCCTTCTGGGGCTTGCGCCGTTTGCACACCCTGAATGTGTCTCACAACGCACTTACTGCCGTCATGGACAGCAACTTTCGTGGCGCGGAGTCTCTGCATACGCTGGATCTGAGCCACAACCTGATCGAGTCGGTGCCTTCCGCAGTGTTCCGCTTCGTATCCAGGCTGCGCCACCTCAACCTCGCCCACAACCGCATCCCAGAGCTCGTGGCGCGGGTGTTTTATGGCCTAGAAAACCTCCGGACTATCGACCTCAGCTACAACCCTCTTGGAATTCTCCCTTATGACCGTTTCAAAGATATCTCCAGCCTACGAGAGCTTCGTTGTGCATCGTGTGGATTGCAGCAACTCTCAGAAGAACTTCTCAAGGTACTTCCTGAATTAAATCTGCTAGACATCCGCCGTAACAGACTGACAGTTGTGCCAGGACTAGCTGCTGCTCGGCAGCTATCCAAACTCCACCTGGACGGCAATCACGTTACTTCCCTGGCTCCCGGAGGCTTGGCGGGACCACCCCTCACCACTCTCACACTTTCTCATAATCGGCTAGCTTCTCTGGAGCCCCAAGCTCTCGCTAACTCATCTTTGACCCACCTCGACTTGGCCTACAACCGCTTGACACGACTCCGCTCAGATGCCATCAACGACGGCTTCAGTCGCTTGCGTTACCTTCGCTTGTCAGGGAATCCTTTCAGGCTGGAAAATCTGGTTCAGGTGGTGCCTCGCACGCGTCAGATGAGGCACCTGGAGCTGGCCTCGCTGGGCCTCACCACGCTGGACCCAGACCTGCTGCGTCACGCTCGCCACCTCAAGACACTCAACGTCTCCTCTAATCTTCTCTCAAAGTTCCCCGCGTCAGCGCTCTTTGCTACGCCGCACCTCACTGTACTAGATCTCTCCTACAACGATTTTCGCGGTCTTCCACAAGACCTGGTGACGGCTTTCATCACCATGGGCTCGCTGGAGCGGGTGTGGCTGCAGGGCAATCCGTGGCGCTGTGAACAGTGTCACCTGGGACCCATGCTGGCCTGGCTCCAGGACGCCGCCGCATCCAGACACCCTCACGCAGAGTCCGTGTGCCACATTCACCCTAAATCCCACCGCTGTCTGCGCTGCGCCGGGCCGCCTCAGTTTGTGGATCAAGAAGTGCAGCTTTTGGATCCCGCCCACCTGCCACCGTGCTCTGAGCAGAAGACAAAGTGGCCCAAGTGGCGCGAAAACAGTCCCCGCCCCACACGGGACCAGCAAGCCACCCTCTCCGAGGAGCCCGTGCAGGTGCTGGATTTGTTTGGAGACCATCTGGCGCTGATCGTGGGCGTGGGCGTAGGTCTGGTACTGGCCCTACTACTTGTGCTAGCCGCCGCCCTGCTGCTCGCTCGGCGTCACTCGGCTCTGTACTACACCAATGAGCCCGCAGACCAAGACTCCTCACAGAAATTAATGAGtcgcaacaacaatgacaacagccCCCCTGGTCCTCGCGCCGCCACGCCTCGTTCCCCCCGCCGCACCTCGCCCCCGGCCATTGCCACCATCGAGGAGGTGGACAGCATAGCAGGGTCCAGCATGGACCTGCAGCCAGGTCGGGAGCTGAGGGCGCCGAGGATCGTGCGACTGGTGGCTTCCCCGCTCCCCTAG